The stretch of DNA GTCTATTTCAGAATAAAATTTATTTTGATCTACTTTTATTTCTATTTCATCAGTATCATCAAAAAGATACCAGATATTATTTTCGGTGTAACTCTTCACAAGTTTTAACATTGTCATTGAAATTTAAGTTAGTAAATTTTCTTAATACTTTATTACCATCATAATCTATTAGCAGATCAAATGTTCCTGACCCATCTAAATAAGTCATTCGGTGCAACCATTGGTGCTTGGTTTCTCCATCAAACCATTTCTCGCTGGCTGGTATCTTCTCAATTCCAACCAGCTTGAATGGTCTTTTGTTTTTACCGGTATAGGTTGTATGAGGATCATTGAATTTCATTTATTTCGTTTATAAATGACCTTAAACCCACTATTTCTAAAGATGTGTTTTCTTTATTGTATTTTTTAAAATCTGACAAATCTTGTTTTGCTGGCTCATCAAAATATCCTAAACAAAAACTACCATTACTAAAGTATACTGACCCTGTTTCGTTGCATTCATTTTTACAAAAATCACCTTCGTAAATATCTTTTCCGTTTTTATCTTTTAGTCCTGTGTATTGCATAGGAACGATTTTAGGGTGTATAAAATCATTTGTGTTTGGTTCTCTGTAACTTATTTTTTTAAGTTGCAAATCATAAAATCTAAATTTAATTTCTCTTTTCATAATTTCTATTGTTTTATATCGTTTACGTATATTTTAAATCCTATCTCTTTAAGTATTTTTATCTTAGCTTTTTGTAGAGCTGACAACCTATCCCATTTCTCCTTACTTTCAATAAATATCACTTCATTAGGTTTGCAGGCAATTAAGTCTGGCAAACCACTTGGCGTGATCTTAACCAGATTAATGACAAAGTAGCCTTTAGACTGCCATTGCTTAATGAGTTTAGATTGTTGTTTACTCATATTCTTTTAAAAACGTTCTACTATTAAAATCTTTTTTTGCTCTTACTCGTTTTAATATCTTTGATGTGATGCCACCTTTTTCGCAAATAAAATATACATTATTATTTTTGCGTTCTTTTACTGTCATTCTATCCCTTGACTGAATATAATTTTTTCCAGAAAAACCTATGTTATAATAAACGATTGCATCTGCTTTGCTTAAATTCATACCCTCACTACTTGACTGCTGAACCGCTATACTTTTATTTGTTTTATTAAAATCTTCTACATCATCCGCTAAATCAAATGTCTTCTTTAATATCTCTAACTCGGCTTGATAATAATACATGATAACAATCTTTTTACCTTTAAAGTGTTTTGCTATGTAGTCAGCTTTAAAATTGCTAAAAAGCTTTGTAAACGTTTCACCTGTTGCTGTCTCAATTATACAACTACCATTAAATAGTTGATGTACTTTACTTTGTAGTTTTGCGGGAGAGTCGCCAAATATAAAACCGCTTTGACCTTGCACTACCCTATCCTTAATTAATATATCTGTCAATTTCTTTATTAGTGGTGGTGTCTCCACTTCTAAAATAGTTTCGTTTATGTTTACATCAAGTCCAGCATCCGCTTGGGTCATTACAACCATGTAGGGCTTAATTATTTTATCAATAGCTTCTACATTAGCCTTACTGTAATCATTGACCGTATGAGTAGGCAGTTTAAGTTGTTTAACCGTTACAAAATCTTTTGCCCATTTGTAGAAATTCTTATATTCATTAAAAGGTGAAAACTTAGATACATAAAATTGATGATAATATTGTGAATATGATTCAACTGCACTTGTACCGGTCATTAAAATAGTTGGTATATCATAAAACATTTTACGTGCTAATTTTGCTCTTTGTGATGGCTTCGGATATGCTCCTAAA from Candidatus Babeliales bacterium encodes:
- a CDS encoding YopX family protein; this translates as MKREIKFRFYDLQLKKISYREPNTNDFIHPKIVPMQYTGLKDKNGKDIYEGDFCKNECNETGSVYFSNGSFCLGYFDEPAKQDLSDFKKYNKENTSLEIVGLRSFINEINEIQ
- a CDS encoding VRR-NUC domain-containing protein, with amino-acid sequence MSKQQSKLIKQWQSKGYFVINLVKITPSGLPDLIACKPNEVIFIESKEKWDRLSALQKAKIKILKEIGFKIYVNDIKQ
- a CDS encoding DEAD/DEAH box helicase family protein, with translation MNLRSHQIKFSKQLSQILNQFNIAYLAGQVRSGKTLTALESARLFNAKKILVVTKKKAISSIQSDYENFCFSYEMQIMNYESLHKITDKDFDLIIYDESHSLGAYPKPSQRAKLARKMFYDIPTILMTGTSAVESYSQYYHQFYVSKFSPFNEYKNFYKWAKDFVTVKQLKLPTHTVNDYSKANVEAIDKIIKPYMVVMTQADAGLDVNINETILEVETPPLIKKLTDILIKDRVVQGQSGFIFGDSPAKLQSKVHQLFNGSCIIETATGETFTKLFSNFKADYIAKHFKGKKIVIMYYYQAELEILKKTFDLADDVEDFNKTNKSIAVQQSSSEGMNLSKADAIVYYNIGFSGKNYIQSRDRMTVKERKNNNVYFICEKGGITSKILKRVRAKKDFNSRTFLKEYE